The genomic segment TACAACCCACTTCAGAAATTACTAAAGCTACTAAAGCTTTTACCCATGTATCAATATTTCTTATAATCGGTTTTTCTTTTAAAATATAATCATTCCAAATAGCCTGAGCGGTATAGATAAATACTAATTCTTTTTTTAATTCTATTTTTTTAATGGCTCTTTGCAATACTAATCTTTGAGGTTCAGTCCAACCCCTTTGGTTTTCATAGATATCATTTCTCCAAAACTCACAACAAGAGAAACTATAGTTAAAATCAAGTATTTTTTGAAAAGCAAAATTCCTTTGGTTATAGTTTTGTTGAATATCATAGCAAAAATCCACTATAGCAGCTAAATATTTACCATCTTGTAAACTTAGCATCAAATTTATTAAAGGTTCTTTTAAAGAATTATCGCCTTTATTTAAAACCCAAATTAAAGAATCTAATAAGGAGTTATCATCCCAATATTGATTTACTTTTTCTTTTAAATCAGAGGAAGAAAGTATTTTAATTATTTCAAGAAGGGAGTTATAAGGAACTTTAATTTGATAAGAAAGTTTACTAAATTCTTTTTCTTTTTTAATAATTTTATTAATTAAATTAGTATAATAGGCTGTAAAAGGATTACCAGGTTCAATTTCTTGTAATCTAATCCATTTTCCTTTAGATAGTTTAAATTTTTTCCTATTGAAGTCAGCTATAGCAGCGTAGTATAAAGCTTTAAAATTATTAGGTTCTTCTTGGAGAACTAACGATAAATAGGAAGCTGCTATTGAATCTTTTCCTAAACTACCATAAGTTACCGCTAATTTAATTATTTCTTCAGTGTATAATCCATCGATGTCTATATTTGCTAACTGTTTTACCATAGCTCTTAAGTTTACTTCATCTTTTGCTTCTTTATAAAAAGCGATTATATTACATAAAGAATAAATATTATTAGGCTCTATAGATAACGCTAGTTTAGATTCAGCAATTGCCTTTTTTAAATCCCCTTGATAATAATAAGTTAATGCTAAATTATTGATAGGTGCCGTTACTTTAGAATTTATTTTTTTCGCTTCTTTAAATAATTTTTCCCCTTTAACATATTCCCCTTTTTCCACTAACTCGATACCCTTTGAACATAGTTGTTCTATTTTTTGCAAATCTCTCTTATCTATGAAATCCATGGTAAAATCTGAACTTTGAAAAGCACTTAATATATCCCTTGCTTGTTGGGAATGTTCACCTTCAGGAGCCAATTGCAAATATTTCTCAAAACACATTTTGGCTTTTCGGTACTTTTGCATTTGACCATAGTTAATACCCATAAAAAACCAACACTCAATAAGCTCAGGATTAATTTTTAATGTTTGACGAAATATTTTATTTGATTCAGAAAGTTCTCCCATTTCCCCTAATAATGAAGCTACATTGAAATGATTTATACTATTATCTGGTTCTATAACCATTGCCCTCTTATAATATTCTAAAGCTTTTTCTATATCATTTTTTAAATAATAATTATTAGCTTTAGCAAAATAAAGATCTGCTCCCTTTGAAATAGAAATCACATTAGATGTTTTCTTAGACATTTTGCCACCACCTTTAAAACTTCCTTTTAAAACTTACAATTAAATATATTGTACAAAAAAAAGTAGTTTATAACAAGAAATAATTATATCATCCTTTGTTTTTTATAGGCAATAGTTTTCTGCAAAAA from the Anaerobranca californiensis DSM 14826 genome contains:
- a CDS encoding tetratricopeptide repeat protein, translated to MSKKTSNVISISKGADLYFAKANNYYLKNDIEKALEYYKRAMVIEPDNSINHFNVASLLGEMGELSESNKIFRQTLKINPELIECWFFMGINYGQMQKYRKAKMCFEKYLQLAPEGEHSQQARDILSAFQSSDFTMDFIDKRDLQKIEQLCSKGIELVEKGEYVKGEKLFKEAKKINSKVTAPINNLALTYYYQGDLKKAIAESKLALSIEPNNIYSLCNIIAFYKEAKDEVNLRAMVKQLANIDIDGLYTEEIIKLAVTYGSLGKDSIAASYLSLVLQEEPNNFKALYYAAIADFNRKKFKLSKGKWIRLQEIEPGNPFTAYYTNLINKIIKKEKEFSKLSYQIKVPYNSLLEIIKILSSSDLKEKVNQYWDDNSLLDSLIWVLNKGDNSLKEPLINLMLSLQDGKYLAAIVDFCYDIQQNYNQRNFAFQKILDFNYSFSCCEFWRNDIYENQRGWTEPQRLVLQRAIKKIELKKELVFIYTAQAIWNDYILKEKPIIRNIDTWVKALVALVISEVGCTKRDKEIIQDIDFKERGIKEKMLKIKKVLYGI